Proteins from one Hydrogenivirga caldilitoris genomic window:
- a CDS encoding YicC/YloC family endoribonuclease — protein sequence MLSMTGFGKGGAEGEHWKANVIIRSLNGKGLDISVRMPSFLLSVEPKIKEAVKSKLRRGTVNVMIDVESKTVLPPVDINKLTQNVELVRDISRKLELSVKDDTVFEYAWKYSEKAITEVDEELENTVLQGVENALRELIASRKREGEALKEDLSQRVDRIESLLNQIVEKKDQIMERVKEKILEKAKRLELPEEHPTVMNELLFLLEKMDIEEEITRLKTHIKVFRTLLDEGVEVGKKLEFLGQEMHREITTLGNKIPDLSEYVVEIKTEIDRIKQQAANVE from the coding sequence ATGCTGAGTATGACTGGTTTTGGAAAGGGAGGGGCAGAGGGTGAGCACTGGAAAGCAAACGTTATCATTCGCTCTTTGAACGGTAAAGGTTTGGATATATCAGTCAGAATGCCTTCCTTCCTATTATCGGTTGAACCGAAAATTAAGGAAGCGGTCAAGTCCAAACTCAGAAGAGGCACAGTTAATGTGATGATAGATGTTGAATCAAAGACGGTACTCCCACCCGTTGATATAAACAAGCTTACACAGAATGTTGAACTTGTTCGGGATATCTCCAGAAAGCTTGAGCTCTCTGTGAAAGATGATACTGTATTTGAGTACGCCTGGAAATATTCGGAAAAAGCTATTACTGAGGTTGATGAGGAGCTTGAGAACACTGTGCTTCAGGGTGTGGAAAACGCACTCAGAGAGTTAATAGCGAGTAGAAAGAGAGAAGGAGAAGCCCTTAAAGAGGACCTCTCGCAGAGGGTGGATAGAATAGAGTCCCTCTTAAATCAGATAGTTGAGAAGAAAGACCAGATAATGGAAAGGGTTAAGGAGAAAATACTTGAGAAGGCAAAAAGACTGGAACTACCAGAGGAACATCCAACCGTGATGAATGAACTCCTATTCCTACTTGAGAAAATGGATATTGAAGAGGAAATCACAAGACTCAAAACTCACATAAAGGTCTTCAGAACTTTGCTTGATGAAGGTGTTGAGGTTGGGAAAAAGCTGGAGTTTCTTGGTCAGGAGATGCACAGAGAGATAACCACCCTCGGCAATAAAATACCAGATCTTTCGGAGTACGTTGTGGAGATAAAGACGGAAATTGACAGAATAAAACAGCAAGCTGCCAATGTAGAATAG
- a CDS encoding DUF763 domain-containing protein, which produces MRRGIANLPLHYGKAPPWLFKRMVELSKSIVELIVIEHGRRTFLERLSDPYWFQAFGCVLGFDWHSSGLTTTVCGALKESLKGLDRELGLYVAGGKGKSALKTPEELERIGETVGINTETLKDISRLVAKVDNTLLQDGYQLYHHTIIFTEEGLWAVVQQGMNTNNRYARRYHWFGGGLKSFVEEPHSGISAQKVHERITLNMTAKESRDSRESITELLKNKDILLREIESIETLNLPRRHDVRREDVDLKKLRETVKKVREEDIKEFEDVLRQRGMGPKTIRALALVSELIYGAKPSFKDPARYSFAHGGKDGYPFPVQKELYDGTIDTLKRAIAKAKVGDREKVDAIKKLSKILND; this is translated from the coding sequence ATGAGAAGAGGGATAGCTAATCTTCCACTACACTACGGTAAGGCACCACCCTGGCTTTTCAAAAGGATGGTAGAGCTCTCAAAGAGTATAGTTGAGCTTATCGTAATAGAGCATGGTAGGAGAACCTTTTTAGAGCGTCTCTCCGACCCATACTGGTTCCAGGCTTTTGGGTGTGTGCTTGGCTTTGATTGGCACTCAAGTGGCTTAACCACAACAGTGTGTGGTGCTCTCAAAGAATCTCTGAAAGGTCTGGACAGAGAGCTTGGTCTTTACGTGGCTGGGGGTAAAGGTAAGAGCGCCTTGAAAACCCCTGAAGAGCTTGAGAGAATAGGAGAAACTGTGGGGATAAATACGGAAACGCTTAAAGACATCAGTCGTCTTGTAGCCAAGGTAGACAATACCCTTTTGCAAGATGGCTATCAGCTTTACCATCACACCATTATCTTCACCGAAGAAGGGCTTTGGGCTGTAGTTCAACAGGGTATGAATACAAACAACAGATATGCAAGGAGGTACCATTGGTTTGGAGGGGGGCTGAAGAGCTTTGTTGAGGAGCCTCATAGCGGTATCTCTGCTCAGAAAGTCCATGAGAGGATAACCTTAAATATGACAGCTAAGGAGTCACGGGACTCCAGGGAGTCCATAACGGAACTCCTCAAGAATAAGGACATACTGCTTAGAGAAATAGAGAGTATAGAGACCCTCAACCTACCCAGAAGACACGATGTGAGGAGAGAAGATGTTGACCTAAAGAAACTCAGAGAAACTGTCAAAAAGGTCAGGGAGGAGGATATAAAAGAGTTTGAGGACGTGCTCAGACAGAGAGGAATGGGTCCTAAAACTATTAGAGCTCTCGCTCTGGTGAGCGAGCTTATATACGGAGCAAAACCTTCCTTCAAAGACCCGGCAAGATACTCCTTTGCCCACGGAGGAAAGGACGGTTATCCCTTTCCAGTACAGAAGGAGTTGTACGATGGGACTATAGATACTTTAAAGAGAGCGATAGCAAAGGCGAAGGTTGGAGATAGAGAGAAAGTGGATGCCATCAAAAAACTATCAAAGATACTCAATGACTGA
- the aroA gene encoding 3-phosphoshikimate 1-carboxyvinyltransferase produces the protein MKELRIKKRVVNVKGELRVPSDKSISHRAVILGALATEITVVHNWLKSEDTLATLNILKALGTEVKERKDSIEIRGTGYSFEEPKGVLDAKNSGTTARLMLGVLSTQPFFSVLTGDESLRQRPMLRVVEPLRDMGATLDGRESGNKLPIAIRGGKLKGIAFFNKRASAQVKSSLLLAGLRAEDMTEVVEPVMSRDHTERMLGVFGAEVISVPEERGHLIKIKGGQELRGTDVYCPADPSSAAFACALAVLTEQSELLLKDVLINPTRDGFYRKLRDMGALVSYENEREVSGEPVADILVRGGGGLKGVKVHPEEVPSMIDEIPILAVVMALAEGRSTVKGAKELRVKESDRIRAIVENLRAMGVKVEEYEDGFEVEGRGKLKGAYIKTYGDHRIAMAFTIAGLLAEGETVIDDPECVKVSYPEFFKDLESVIEYL, from the coding sequence ATGAAAGAGCTAAGAATTAAGAAAAGGGTCGTGAATGTCAAGGGTGAGTTAAGAGTGCCCTCCGACAAATCCATATCCCACAGAGCGGTCATACTGGGAGCACTTGCTACGGAAATAACCGTAGTACACAACTGGCTGAAGTCTGAAGACACCCTGGCAACTCTTAACATTCTCAAAGCTCTCGGCACAGAAGTTAAAGAACGGAAGGACTCCATTGAGATAAGGGGTACGGGTTATTCCTTTGAAGAGCCGAAGGGCGTTCTTGATGCAAAAAACTCTGGGACAACGGCAAGATTGATGCTGGGTGTCCTTTCTACCCAACCTTTCTTTAGCGTCCTGACAGGAGATGAGAGCTTAAGGCAGAGACCTATGCTCAGGGTCGTTGAACCTCTCAGGGATATGGGAGCAACCCTTGACGGACGTGAGTCAGGAAACAAGCTCCCCATCGCCATCAGGGGAGGTAAGCTCAAAGGGATAGCCTTCTTTAACAAGAGAGCCTCTGCTCAGGTAAAATCCTCCCTTCTGCTCGCAGGTTTGAGGGCTGAAGACATGACCGAAGTTGTGGAACCCGTTATGTCAAGGGACCATACGGAAAGAATGTTAGGGGTTTTCGGTGCTGAGGTTATAAGCGTTCCGGAAGAGAGGGGACATCTGATAAAGATAAAGGGCGGACAGGAGTTAAGGGGAACAGATGTATACTGCCCGGCTGACCCGTCCTCTGCAGCTTTTGCGTGTGCACTCGCAGTATTAACAGAGCAAAGTGAGCTCCTCTTGAAGGACGTCCTTATCAATCCTACAAGGGACGGATTTTACAGAAAACTTCGTGATATGGGTGCCCTGGTGAGTTATGAAAACGAAAGGGAGGTGTCCGGTGAGCCTGTGGCGGATATACTCGTAAGGGGCGGTGGTGGTCTGAAGGGTGTAAAGGTTCATCCCGAGGAGGTTCCCTCTATGATTGATGAAATACCAATTCTCGCCGTTGTCATGGCTTTGGCGGAAGGAAGGTCAACGGTAAAAGGAGCGAAAGAGCTTAGAGTGAAGGAAAGCGACAGGATAAGAGCTATAGTTGAAAATCTGAGAGCTATGGGTGTGAAGGTTGAAGAGTATGAAGATGGTTTTGAAGTGGAAGGTAGAGGAAAATTGAAAGGAGCCTATATAAAAACCTACGGTGACCACCGTATCGCTATGGCATTTACCATAGCAGGGCTTCTTGCAGAAGGAGAAACTGTAATAGACGATCCTGAGTGTGTAAAGGTTTCCTATCCAGAGTTCTTCAAAGACCTTGAGTCAGTCATTGAGTATCTTTGA
- a CDS encoding prephenate dehydrogenase, producing the protein MDKSLLIVGVGFMGGSFALALRRGGFQGSIYGIDINSVTIDRAKELGVIDEGGTELSLTKRFSPDYVIFSSPVRTFRQIAGEIKGYIRRETVVTDLGSVKGKLVFDLEGILGGRFVGSHPIAGTEKSGVEHSFPELFENKKVVITPTERTEKGALDEVVKLWELTGGKVEFMDPMLHDWVFGAVSHLPHAVAFALIDALIEMSNEVDLFKYPGGGFKDFTRIAASDPVMWRDIFLENKDNILRAIDMYSNSLQKLRNLIEREEESALTEYLREAKQRRMSLE; encoded by the coding sequence ATGGATAAATCTCTCCTAATCGTGGGCGTTGGATTCATGGGGGGGTCCTTTGCCTTAGCCCTTCGCAGGGGAGGTTTTCAAGGAAGTATATACGGCATAGACATAAACTCGGTCACAATAGATAGAGCGAAGGAGCTAGGAGTCATAGACGAGGGGGGAACAGAGCTCAGTCTAACTAAAAGGTTCTCCCCTGACTACGTAATCTTCTCATCCCCCGTGAGAACCTTCAGGCAGATAGCAGGGGAGATAAAAGGTTACATAAGAAGAGAAACCGTAGTTACGGACTTGGGCAGTGTAAAGGGGAAACTCGTCTTTGACCTTGAGGGAATCTTAGGGGGCAGGTTCGTGGGTAGCCATCCTATCGCTGGAACGGAAAAGTCTGGAGTGGAGCACAGTTTTCCGGAACTCTTTGAGAACAAAAAAGTAGTCATCACCCCTACGGAAAGAACCGAGAAAGGGGCTCTGGACGAAGTTGTAAAACTATGGGAGCTCACAGGAGGTAAGGTAGAGTTTATGGATCCGATGCTCCATGACTGGGTGTTTGGCGCAGTTTCTCACCTTCCCCATGCGGTGGCTTTTGCCCTTATAGACGCCCTGATAGAGATGTCCAATGAGGTTGACCTCTTCAAGTATCCAGGGGGTGGTTTCAAAGACTTCACACGAATCGCCGCCAGTGACCCTGTGATGTGGAGAGACATCTTTTTGGAAAACAAGGACAACATTTTAAGAGCTATAGATATGTATTCCAATTCACTTCAGAAGCTAAGGAACCTCATTGAAAGGGAAGAGGAGTCAGCTTTAACCGAGTATTTGAGAGAAGCAAAACAAAGGAGGATGAGTCTGGAATGA
- a CDS encoding FecR domain-containing protein has product MRALLVLLVLVLSAFSQEKAGEVVKKQGRVQLFKEGNPRGEVITELPRELFVKDILKTDFGSMAFVKLLGIDKIALLEDSVLYIEGIDRLSFDKGRVVFQIRKRGESEGLKVRVRSVIIGIKGTRFLVDAKGDTIGIFLKDGRLTVRNAVGEFIRYKKREEEEYEEFKRGIEEGIKEERKEYEKFKEETEKEFREFVKEFELEPGSAVIIEGNEVRDVEIPPEVDEEFKLLDMF; this is encoded by the coding sequence ATGAGAGCGCTTCTTGTCCTTTTAGTGTTAGTTTTGAGCGCTTTCTCACAGGAGAAGGCGGGAGAGGTGGTCAAAAAGCAGGGTAGGGTTCAGCTCTTCAAGGAAGGAAATCCAAGGGGAGAGGTGATAACGGAGTTACCCAGGGAGCTCTTCGTAAAGGATATACTGAAGACAGATTTTGGTTCAATGGCGTTCGTAAAGCTCCTGGGAATAGACAAGATAGCTCTACTTGAGGACAGTGTTCTCTATATAGAGGGGATAGACAGATTGAGCTTTGATAAAGGGAGGGTCGTATTTCAGATAAGGAAAAGGGGAGAAAGCGAAGGGCTCAAGGTGAGGGTAAGGTCCGTAATTATAGGCATAAAGGGCACAAGGTTTTTAGTGGATGCCAAAGGAGACACTATAGGGATATTCCTGAAAGACGGGCGCTTAACGGTAAGGAATGCGGTAGGAGAGTTTATAAGGTATAAGAAGAGAGAAGAGGAAGAGTACGAAGAGTTCAAGAGGGGTATAGAGGAGGGCATAAAGGAGGAGAGGAAGGAGTACGAAAAGTTCAAAGAGGAAACAGAGAAAGAGTTCCGGGAGTTTGTAAAGGAGTTTGAGTTAGAGCCCGGAAGTGCGGTAATAATAGAAGGAAACGAAGTTAGGGACGTGGAGATACCCCCGGAGGTGGACGAGGAGTTCAAACTCCTTGATATGTTTTAA
- a CDS encoding UbiX family flavin prenyltransferase, whose amino-acid sequence MSERFVLCITGASGSVYGYRALQVLSEAAQVDAVISSAGFTVIKEELGKSREEFLKEFPSVNFYGEGELTAPVASGSSLVKYRGVVVIPCSMSTLGNVANGVNNNLIHRICEVALKERVKLVMVVREMPYSRVHLENMLKVTDAGAIVLPASPGFYHRPRSVEEMVDFVVGKVLDQLGVEHSLYKRWKGGGK is encoded by the coding sequence ATGAGTGAGAGGTTCGTTCTGTGTATAACGGGTGCGAGCGGGTCGGTATACGGTTACAGGGCTTTACAGGTTTTGTCAGAGGCAGCTCAGGTTGACGCAGTCATATCAAGTGCAGGCTTTACAGTCATTAAAGAGGAGCTGGGAAAATCAAGGGAGGAATTCCTGAAGGAGTTTCCCTCTGTCAACTTTTATGGGGAGGGAGAGCTCACGGCACCTGTGGCAAGCGGGTCAAGCCTCGTAAAGTACAGAGGTGTGGTCGTAATTCCCTGTTCAATGAGCACTCTCGGAAATGTGGCAAACGGTGTGAATAATAACTTGATACACAGAATATGTGAAGTAGCCTTAAAAGAGAGGGTTAAACTTGTTATGGTGGTCAGGGAGATGCCTTACTCAAGGGTTCACTTAGAGAACATGCTTAAGGTGACGGATGCAGGTGCGATTGTTCTTCCTGCGAGCCCAGGATTTTACCACAGACCACGTTCAGTTGAAGAGATGGTAGATTTCGTGGTTGGCAAAGTTCTAGACCAGCTTGGTGTTGAGCACTCACTTTATAAAAGATGGAAAGGAGGAGGGAAATGA
- the moaC gene encoding cyclic pyranopterin monophosphate synthase MoaC — protein sequence MRTIDVGGKFDTLRRASAYGRIRLSPDTIKLIRDKKLPKGDLIEATKLTGIFGAKRTGEILPFCHPISLDFVEVGVKVNDNSIEVFSTVSGIARTGYEMEALTAVSTALLNVYDMCKGVDDSMVIEEIRLTEKSGGKSDWKRDLSGVKVNVLSQKEELKKLALSYLIELGAQESKDAQVLVVIGEPFNIEEELKALECVIALYDFRNSPNLIGEEIKVGRDDKGTLVILLPGREEKVRLFFETFGGIIGSLL from the coding sequence ATGAGAACGATAGATGTGGGAGGAAAATTTGATACCCTAAGACGGGCTTCCGCCTACGGTAGGATAAGACTAAGTCCCGATACCATTAAGCTTATAAGGGATAAGAAGCTTCCGAAGGGTGACTTGATAGAGGCTACAAAGCTGACAGGGATATTCGGAGCAAAGAGAACGGGAGAGATTTTACCTTTTTGCCACCCTATCTCCCTTGACTTTGTAGAGGTTGGTGTTAAGGTGAACGACAACAGTATTGAGGTTTTCTCAACGGTGAGTGGTATAGCAAGGACGGGCTACGAGATGGAAGCTCTAACCGCAGTATCAACCGCACTCCTAAACGTATATGATATGTGCAAGGGCGTGGACGACAGCATGGTAATTGAAGAGATAAGGTTGACTGAGAAGAGCGGTGGAAAATCTGACTGGAAGAGAGACCTTTCAGGTGTAAAGGTAAACGTGCTATCCCAGAAGGAAGAACTTAAAAAACTGGCTCTTTCCTACCTTATAGAACTGGGAGCTCAAGAGTCCAAGGATGCTCAAGTGTTGGTTGTTATAGGGGAACCTTTCAATATAGAGGAGGAGCTTAAAGCCCTTGAATGTGTCATAGCCCTGTACGATTTTAGGAACAGCCCAAACCTAATTGGGGAGGAGATAAAGGTAGGTAGAGACGATAAAGGTACGCTGGTAATTCTTCTGCCAGGCAGGGAAGAAAAGGTAAGGCTATTCTTTGAAACCTTCGGAGGCATAATCGGGAGCCTCTTATGA
- the hypE gene encoding hydrogenase expression/formation protein HypE, with product MRRVLLSHGSGGEETQRLIKELFLKYLSNPILERMEDAAILEVGSKLAFTTDSFTVSPPFFKGGDIGKLAVAGTVNDLAVMGARPLYMSAGFIIEEGFSLEELEKVVKSMGEEARRAGVYIVTGDTKVVPKGQVDKLFINTSGIGEVVYEGLSAHNLQPGDVVIVSGTVGDHGACILAEREGMEFELPLESDCRSLWNMIERVLETGAQIHAMRDATRGGLAAVLNEWAQQSEVEIEVDEESIPVKEAVQGLCELLGFEPTHLANEGMVVFAVAEKDAGKVLETLREHPYGKEAELIGSVTGKEKARVVLKTPYGVKRIMEPPSGELLPRIC from the coding sequence ATGAGACGTGTGCTGCTTTCCCACGGCTCCGGTGGTGAGGAAACCCAGAGACTTATAAAAGAGCTTTTCCTGAAATACCTATCAAATCCCATACTTGAAAGGATGGAGGATGCGGCTATCTTGGAGGTTGGGTCAAAGCTTGCCTTCACGACAGATTCCTTTACCGTTTCCCCTCCCTTCTTCAAGGGTGGAGATATAGGTAAGCTTGCCGTTGCAGGAACTGTAAACGACCTTGCGGTTATGGGGGCAAGACCCCTTTACATGTCCGCAGGCTTCATAATTGAAGAGGGCTTTAGCCTTGAAGAGCTTGAGAAGGTTGTCAAGAGTATGGGTGAGGAGGCAAGGCGCGCTGGTGTTTATATAGTTACGGGTGATACGAAGGTCGTCCCAAAGGGGCAAGTAGACAAACTTTTTATAAATACCTCGGGGATAGGAGAGGTTGTGTACGAGGGTTTGTCCGCCCACAACCTTCAGCCCGGTGACGTGGTCATAGTCTCAGGTACTGTTGGAGATCACGGAGCCTGCATCCTCGCCGAGAGGGAGGGTATGGAGTTTGAGCTTCCCCTGGAAAGCGATTGCAGGAGTCTATGGAATATGATTGAGAGGGTTCTGGAAACAGGAGCACAGATACACGCTATGAGGGATGCAACGAGGGGAGGTTTGGCTGCTGTCTTAAACGAGTGGGCTCAGCAGTCTGAGGTTGAGATTGAGGTTGACGAGGAAAGTATACCGGTCAAGGAGGCTGTTCAAGGACTCTGTGAACTCTTAGGTTTTGAACCCACTCACCTCGCTAACGAGGGTATGGTTGTGTTCGCTGTGGCAGAAAAGGATGCAGGTAAAGTTCTGGAAACCCTCAGAGAGCACCCATACGGTAAAGAGGCTGAACTTATAGGCTCCGTGACTGGCAAGGAAAAGGCAAGGGTTGTTCTAAAGACACCTTACGGTGTTAAGAGAATCATGGAGCCTCCATCAGGGGAGTTGCTCCCAAGGATATGCTGA
- a CDS encoding MBL fold metallo-hydrolase, protein MASLKKRLSCNTPGEFFVDRSCIDCSVCREIAPSLFGDGRESACVVKQPESEEEELLAFQALVSCPVSAIGTVSKRPPPQVFERFPILIEDDVYLCGYASKGSYGALSYFIKHAEGNWLVDSPRFSPQLVKRLWDMGGLSYILLTHEDDVGDCDRYAEEFGAKRIIHRYDSRAVPKAEILLQSFEPFPFGRDFLVIPTPGHTKGHVVLLYKEKFLFTGDHLSWSRRRNGLVAYKDYCWYSWNELKSSMEKLLDYPFEWILPGHGYRRKVSRREFEEFVRQLLSS, encoded by the coding sequence ATGGCTTCTTTAAAGAAAAGGCTTTCTTGCAATACACCGGGTGAGTTCTTTGTGGACAGAAGTTGCATTGACTGTTCCGTTTGCAGGGAGATAGCCCCTTCACTTTTCGGGGATGGCAGAGAAAGTGCCTGTGTTGTGAAGCAACCGGAGAGTGAAGAAGAGGAGCTTTTAGCCTTTCAGGCTCTCGTGTCCTGCCCAGTTTCCGCTATTGGAACTGTCTCTAAGAGACCACCTCCTCAGGTATTTGAGAGATTCCCTATTCTTATAGAGGACGATGTCTATCTCTGCGGGTACGCCTCTAAGGGTTCTTACGGGGCTCTGAGCTATTTTATAAAACACGCAGAGGGTAACTGGCTGGTGGACTCACCGCGCTTTAGCCCTCAGCTGGTAAAGAGGTTGTGGGATATGGGCGGATTGAGTTACATACTCCTTACCCATGAGGATGACGTTGGAGATTGTGATAGGTACGCAGAGGAGTTCGGGGCTAAGAGGATAATTCACAGGTATGACTCCCGTGCGGTTCCAAAGGCTGAAATCCTTTTACAGAGTTTTGAGCCTTTCCCCTTTGGCAGGGACTTTCTTGTAATCCCAACCCCAGGCCACACCAAAGGGCACGTTGTCCTCCTTTACAAGGAAAAGTTCCTCTTTACAGGAGACCACCTCTCCTGGAGCAGGAGGAGAAATGGACTTGTTGCCTATAAAGATTACTGCTGGTATTCTTGGAATGAGTTAAAGTCCTCAATGGAGAAACTTCTTGATTACCCCTTTGAGTGGATTCTGCCAGGGCACGGCTACAGGAGGAAGGTAAGCCGTAGGGAGTTTGAGGAGTTTGTACGCCAGCTTCTCAGCTCTTGA